A DNA window from Fragaria vesca subsp. vesca linkage group LG3, FraVesHawaii_1.0, whole genome shotgun sequence contains the following coding sequences:
- the LOC101291501 gene encoding patellin-4-like: MTVEETQVAVAVEEPVKECEKAVVAEKPAKVEKSSSYKEESNYLSDLKEFEKKALVELKAKLEEAILGNNIFKKDEPKKVEEKKEEKTEEAEPAAVKTEEAEPAVKTEETEAAVKTEETEAAVKTEETEAAVKTECAEKTEEGEKAPELAEEKEQVVAPVCEEEAKPESSDVVDTDISLWGVPLFPGKGSEGTDVVLLKFLRAREFKVNEAFEMLKKTLQWRKDSKIDSILEEDICSDLSSAAYLNGVDREGHPVCYNIFGVFDSEELYQKTFGNEEKRGQFLRWRVQLMEKSIQKLELRPGGATSLLQINDLKNSPGPIKKELRVATKQAVGLLQDNYPELVAKNIFINVPFWYYALNALLSPFLTQRTKSKFVVARPAKVTETLLKYIPAEEIPIQYGGFKREDDTEFFSSEDGSVSELTLKAGSTQTIEIEAAEADSSSTLVWDVSILGWEVNYKEEFVPSDEGSYTIIVQKKKKIGANEGPIRNTFRSNEPGKVVLTIENTSSKKKRVLYRHKTNKCV; this comes from the exons ATGACTGTTGAGGAGACCCAGGTGGCGGTGGCGGTGGAGGAGCCGGTGAAGGAGTGCGAGAAGGCTGTTGTTGCTGAGAAGCCAGCGAAAGTTGAGAAGAGCTCTTCTTACAAGGAGGAGAGCAACTATCTTTCTGATCTCAAGGAGTTCGAGAAGAAGGCTTTGGTTGAGCTCAAAGCCAAGCTCGAAGAAGCCATCTTGGGGAACAATATCTTCAAGAAAGATGAGCCCAAGAAGGTTGAGGAGAAGAAGGAGGAGAAAACAGAAGAGGCGGAGCCTGCTGCTGTGAAAACAGAGGAGGCAGAGCCTGCTGTGAAAACAGAGGAAACAGAGGCTGCTGTGAAAACAGAGGAAACAGAGGCTGCTGTGAAAACAGAGGAAACAGAGGCTGCTGTGAAAACAGAGTGTGCGGAGAAAACAGAGGAAGGAGAGAAGGCACCAGAATTGGCTGAGGAGAAAGAACAAGTGGTTGCTCCGGTATGTGAGGAAGAGGCGAAACCTGAATCCAGCGACGTGGTGGATACAGATATCTCACTCTGGGGTGTGCCTTTGTTCCCTGGTAAAGGGTCAGAGGGGACTGATGTGGTGCTGTTGAAATTCTTGAGGGCTAGGGAGTTCAAGGTGAACGAAGCCTTCGAGATGCTGAAGAAGACTCTGCAGTGGAGGAAGGACTCCAAAATTGATTCAATTTTGGAGGAGGATATCTGCTCTGATCTGAGCTCTGCCGCTTACTTGAACGGAGTTGATCGTGAAGGCCACCCTGTTTGCTACAACATCTTCGGAGTGTTTGACAGTGAAGAGCTTTACCAGAAGACGTTCGGGAATGAAGAGAAGAGAGGCCAATTCTTGAGGTGGAGGGTTCAGTTGATGGAGAAGAGTATTCAGAAGCTTGAATTGAGGCCTGGTGGTGCTACTTCTCTGCTTCAGATCAATGACCTCAAGAACTCGCCTGGACCGATCAAGAAGGAGCTTAGGGTTGCAACAAAGCAGGCTGTTGGGCTCTTGCAGGATAATTACCCTGAATTGGTTGCCAAAAAT ATTTTCATCAATGTTCCATTCTGGTACTATGCACTCAATGCTCTATTGTCTCCATTCTTGACTCAACGAACAAAGAGCAAGTTTGTGGTGGCTCGCCCCGCTAAGGTCACTGAGACCCTTCTCAA GTACATTCCAGCTGAGGAGATACCAATTCAGTATGGAGGCTTCAAAAGAGAAGATGACACAGAGTTCTTCTCTTCCGAAGATGGTTCTGTTTCCGAGCTAACTCTCAAGGCCGGATCAACCCAAACCATAGAGATTGAAGCAGCTGAG GCTGATAGTAGCAGCACATTGGTTTGGGATGTTAGTATTTTGGGATGGGAAGTGAATTACAAGGAGGAGTTTGTTCCAAGTGATGAAGGGTCATATACCATCATTGTTCAGAAGAAGAAGAAGATTGGAGCTAATGAAGGACCTATCCGCAACACTTTCCGAAGCAATGAGCCAGGGAAGGTTGTCCTGACAATTGAGAACACTTCGAGCAAGAAGAAGAGGGTTCTGTATCGGCACAAGACCAACAAGTGCGTTTGA